The Solanum lycopersicum chromosome 6, SLM_r2.1 genome has a window encoding:
- the LOC101247931 gene encoding RNA-directed DNA methylation 4: MAAVGESSSVPAKEDKLVVVRVKRKAFQSRLDAFWLEINERPAKRPLLDFAKLSIDESSSRVEELKSRKVLVQHVETVTSSEVTVDIVKSFVSAPAVSSEVEEKSEVRRSFRTEKKQDQLLAKAKQTQEDLSKNARFEQIWKSRKEKRKLMHNEELNEMCKLYDVIRVDTEEKGREVQEETTELEDHKMMSQYLPLLREVMPSAAEEIESEIHNYVVKQASSDGYVYDYYTVKTDNNPDEDIACPFPLVQVDEDDDYYDGPDHSDYESDDSNAEHNPWNDYPDEEESEDEDETQASNDESEASSSTSEEQFGSETVGVISFKTEDVDREDWTDHADPILEDDMYGESDVEASDDDEDIW; the protein is encoded by the exons ATGGCTGCAGTCGGGGAGAGTTCTTCTGTTCCGGCGAAGGAAGACAAGCTCGTCGTTGTTAGGGTTAAGAGAAAAGCTTTCCAGTCTCGACTTGACGCTTTCT GGCTTGAAATCAATGAGAGGCCAGCCAAACGACCGTTGCTCGACTTTGCAAAGCTTTCAATCGATGAATCTTCTAGTAGAG ttGAGGAATTGAAGAGCAGAAAGGTACTTGTGCAACATGTGGAGACCGTAACTAGCTCAGAAGTCACTGTTGATATCGTGAAGTCTTTTGTG TCGGCTCCAGCTGTTTCTTCAGAAGTCGAAGAGAAATCTGAGGTTAGGCGAAGTTTTAGGACAGAAAAG AAACAAGATCAACTACTTGCCAAGGCAAAGCAAACGCAAGAG GATTTGTCGAAAAATGCCCGGTTTGAGCAAATATGGAAAAgcagaaaagagaagagaaaactAATGCACAATGAAGAGCTGAATGAGATGTGTAAACTATATGATGTTATTCGTGTTGATACTGAAGAAAAAGGCCGAGAAGTGCAAGAAGA GACTACTGAGCTGGAAGATCACAAGATGATGTCCCAATATTTGCCTCTTTTACGAGAAGTCATGCCAAGTGCTGCTGAAGAAATTGAGTCAGAGATTCATAATTACGTAGTGAAACAAG CATCTTCAGATGGTTACGTTTATGACTATTATACTGTTAAGACTGATAACAACCCTGATGAGGATATTGCTTGCCCTTTTCCATT GGTACAagttgatgaagatgatgattacTATGACGGCCCTGATCATTCAGACTACGAATCTGATGATTCCAATG CTGAACATAATCCCTGGAATGATTACCCGGACGAAGAGGAATCTGAAGACGAGGATGAAACCCAGGCATCAAATGACGAATCAGAAGCTTCAAGCAGCACTTCTGAGGAACAATTTGGATCTGAAACTGTTGgtgtaatttcttttaaaactgAGGATGTGGACCGTGAAGACTGGACAGATCATGCAGATCCAATCCTTGAAGATGATATGTATGGTGAGTCCGATGTTGAAGCTTCCGATGATGATGAGGATATATGGTGA